A genomic window from Phoenix dactylifera cultivar Barhee BC4 chromosome 7, palm_55x_up_171113_PBpolish2nd_filt_p, whole genome shotgun sequence includes:
- the LOC103714092 gene encoding exocyst complex component EXO70A1-like, with amino-acid sequence MMRMVPGEREGVASLVAARRSLRASLDKSRALSAALARTGPRLDEIQQRLPSLEASVRPIRAHGDALAAVGGHIHRAVGPAAAVLKVFDAVHGLERPLLSDPGADLPGYLSVLKRLEEALRFLSDNCGLAIQWLDDIVDYLDDHSVADPRFLCTLKTSIAALKTSSSPLDGGLLDAALDKLEAEFRRLLSDHSTPLPMPSSAAGDIANGGGAVIAPAPLPVPVIHKLLAILERMTANNRLDRCVAAYVDVRGSNVRASLRALDLDYLEITPAEFDDVQSIEPHIDRWGRHLEFAVKHLFEAEYKLCAEVFERAGPPDAWAACFAEIAAQAGMLAFLRFGKTVAEAKKDPIKLLKLLDIFNSLNKLRLDFNRLFGGKVCVEIQNLTRDLIKRVIDGGCEIFWELLVQVELQRQSPPPSDGAVPRLVSFITDYCNKLLGEDYRPILTQVLIIHRSWKQEKFQERLLTDAIHNIVKALEANFETWSKGYEDTTLSFLFMMNTHWHFYKHLKGTKLGELLGDAWLREHEQYKEYYAAFFLRETWGKLPSLLSREGLILFSGGRATARDLVKRRLKAFNETFDELYQKQSNWVISDKDLREKTCHLVVQAIVPVYRSYMQNYGPLVEQDASASKYAKYTPQTLEKMLTSLFHHKPGKSASFRVRHSNGKVDSVMASQFRSASTVM; translated from the coding sequence ATGATGAGGATGGTTCCCGGGGAGCGAGAGGGCGTCGCGAGCCTTGTGGCCGCGCGGCGGTCGCTGCGGGCGAGCCTGGACAAGTCGCGGGCGCTGTCGGCGGCGCTGGCCCGCACCGGCCCCCGCCTCGACGAGATCCAGCAGCGCCTCCCCTCCCTCGAGGCCTCCGTCCGACCGATCCGTGCCCACGGCGACGCCCTCGCTGCCGTCGGCGGCCACATCCACCGCGCCGTCGgccccgccgccgccgtcctCAAGGTGTTCGACGCCGTTCACGGCCTCGAGCGGCCCCTCCTCTCCGATCCTGGCGCCGACCTCCCCGGCTACCTCTCCGTCCTCAAGCGCCTCGAGGAGGCTCTCCGCTTCCTCTCCGACAACTGCGGCCTCGCCATCCAGTGGCTCGACGACATCGTCGACTACCTCGACGATCACTCCGTCGCCGACCCCCGCTTCCTGTGCACTCTCAAGACCTCCATCGCCGCTCTCAagacctcctcctcccccctcgaCGGCGGCCTCCTAGACGCCGCCCTCGACAAGCTCGAGGCCGAGTTCCGGCGCCTCCTCTCCGACCACAGCACTCCCCTCCCCAtgccctcctccgccgccggcgACATTGCCAACGGCGGTGGCGCCGTCATCGCCCCCGCCCCTCTTCCGGTCCCGGTCATCCACAAGCTGCTCGCCATCCTCGAGCGCATGACCGCCAACAACCGCCTCGACCGCTGCGTCGCCGCCTACGTCGACGTCCGCGGCTCCAACGTCCGCGCCAGCCTCCGCGCCCTCGACCTCGACTACCTCGAGATCACCCCGGCCGAGTTCGACGACGTCCAGAGCATCGAGCCCCACATCGACCGCTGGGGCCGCCACCTCGAGTTCGCCGTCAAGCACCTCTTCGAGGCCGAATACAAGCTCTGCGCCGAGGTCTTCGAGCGCGCCGGACCTCCCGACGCCTGGGCCGCCTGCTTCGCCGAGATCGCCGCCCAGGCCGGCATGCTCGCCTTCCTCCGCTTCGGGAAGACCGTCGCCGAGGCCAAGAAGGACCCCATCAAGCTGCTCAAGCTCCTGGACATCTTCAACTCCTTGAACAAGCTCCGGCTGGACTTCAATCGGCTCTTCGGTGGGAAGGTCTGCGTCGAGATTCAGAATCTCACCAGGGATCTCATCAAGAGGGTGATCGATGGCGGCTGTGAGATCTTCTGGGAGCTTCTGGTTCAGGTGGAGCTACAGAGGCAGAGTCCGCCGCCCTCCGATGGTGCCGTTCCGAGGCTGGTGAGCTTCATCACGGATTACTGCAACAAGCTTCTCGGCGAGGACTATCGCCCGATTCTCACTCAGGTACTGATCATTCATCGGAGCTGGAAGCAGGAGAAGTTCCAGGAGAGGCTACTGACCGATGCGATTCACAATATTGTCAAGGCCCTGGAGGCGAATTTCGAGACTTGGTCCAAGGGCTACGAGGACAcgaccctctccttcctctttaTGATGAACACCCACTGGCATTTCTACAAGCACTTGAAAGGGACCAAGCTCGGGGAGTTGTTAGGGGATGCATGGCTGAGGGAGCACGAGCAGTATAAGGAGTACTATGCTGCCTTTTTCTTGAGGGAGACCTGGGGAAAGCTTCCATCTTTGTTGAGTAGGGAAGGCCTTATTTTGTTTTCCGGAGGAAGGGCCACGGCCCGAGATTTAGTGAAGAGGAGGTTGAAGGCTTTCAACGAGACATTTGATGAGTTGTATCAGAAGCAGTCGAATTGGGTCATATCGGACAAAGACTTGAGGGAAAAGACTTGCCATCTCGTGGTGCAGGCGATCGTTCCCGTGTACCGGAGCTATATGCAGAACTATGGCCCTCTGGTGGAGCAGGATGCCAGTGCGAGCAAGTATGCCAAGTACACGCCCCAGACGTTGGAGAAGATGCTGACATCTCTCTTTCATCATAAGCCCGGGAAGTCTGCAAGCTTTAGGGTTAGGCACTCCAATGGAAAAGTTGACAGCGTCATGGCCAGCCAGTTTCGATCTGCTTCAACTGTAATGTGA
- the LOC120111272 gene encoding uncharacterized protein LOC120111272, translated as MSLVFTGVELAGGPTVGLKDHVSIPVYLQQHGDNNHHDDRKGEEEKGKRKERNGFFIEEKVAEEESSETSSIGVQSSDSSSEKDDEENEEVQSKAKEGAFGSLDSLEESLPIKRGLSNFFSGKSKSFASLADVAAATSRDLVKPENPFNKRRRLLMASRTRRASSYASFATCLPPLLSSSDHIAEEKEREEDEEEEDEQNSGDSSTLAPLPPHVSKERKIKKAFRSPRSFSLSDLQNV; from the exons ATGTCTCTGGTGTTCACCGGCGTCGAGTTGGCCGGGGGGCCCACGGTGGGGCTGAAGGACCACGTTAGCATCCCGGTGTACCTGCAGCAGCACGGAGATAACAACCACCACGACGACCgcaaaggggaggaggagaaggggaagaggaaggagaggaacgGGTTCTTTATAGAGGAgaaggtggcggaggaggagtcTTCGGAGACCTCTTCCATCGGAGTCCAGTCGTCGGATTCGTCGTCGGAGAAGGACGACGAGGAGAACGAGGAGGTCCAGAGCAAGGCAAAGGAGGGGGCTTTCGGGTCCTTGGATTCCTTGGAGGAATCGCTTCCTATCAA GAGAGGGCTGTCGAACTTTTTTTCCGGGAAGTCGAAATCATTTGCGAGCCTGGCAGATGTGGCCGCTGCGACCTCGAGAGATCTCGTGAAGCCAGAAAACCCCTTCAACAAAAGGAGGAGACTGCTGATGGCATCCAGAACAAGGAGAGCTTCTTCCTACGCTTCGTTTGCGACATGCTTGCCGcctcttctctcctcctccgACCACATCGcagaggagaaagagagggaggaggatgaggaggaagaagatgagcagaATAGCGGAGACTCATCCACATTGGCTCCCCTTCCACCCCACGTCAGCAAAGAAAGGAAGATAAAGAAGGCTTTTAGATCCCCTAGGTCCTTCTCCCTTTCTGATCTCCAAAATGTTTAG
- the LOC103714095 gene encoding prefoldin subunit 1, with amino-acid sequence MADEANRTAFVELQGRMIETTGKLKQVQNQMRAKEGEKKRAYLTLEELRQLPDDTNTYKSIGKAFVLEPKLLLLNEQEQKFKDSETAISSLQTSKEYLEKQLAEVENNLRELLQQDPGLARQIMSMTVM; translated from the exons ATGGCGGACGAAGCAAACCGCACG GCGTTCGTTGAGCTACAGGGCCGCATGATAGAGACTACAGGAAAGCTGAAGCAG GTGCAGAATCAGATGCGTGCTAAGGAAGGCGAGAAGAAGCGCGCTTACCTAACACTGGAGGAACTTCGGCAGTTACCAGATGATACAAACACATATAAGTCTATTG GCAAAGC GTTTGTTTTGGAGCCAAAATTGCTCTTGTTGAATGAGCAAGAGCAGAAGTTCAAGGATAGTGAAACAGCTATCTCCTCTTTGCAG ACATCCAAGGAGTACTTAGAGAAGCAGTTGGCAGAGGTGGAGAACAACCTGCGAGAATTACTGCAACAAGATCC